A genomic segment from Alistipes senegalensis JC50 encodes:
- a CDS encoding glycoside hydrolase family 16 protein has protein sequence MKTQLFFGALAYSLSLLSTEVQAGTPACTSLKERSAERHEIVVFSEDFDQKSRIPDSEYWSFIPAGAPVWQKHMSGSVREASVKKGKLILRARKKDGIYRCGGIWSLGKIAFGPGHRIEVGARFGRLAPGAWPAIWLMPEKPIYPGWPACGEIDIMEHLNCDDFVYQTVHSHFIHHHTAVGPSGDQRTPKIDIKAFHRYAVEISDDALVFYIDDVETFRHMNLHLPDERQKMQWPFKTRYYLILNLALGGWAGEIEDAKLPVEMEVDYVRVTKLSEE, from the coding sequence ATGAAAACTCAACTGTTTTTCGGGGCGCTTGCATATTCGCTTTCTTTACTTTCGACGGAAGTACAGGCCGGAACACCGGCTTGTACTTCGTTGAAAGAGAGGTCTGCGGAACGGCATGAAATCGTTGTCTTTTCGGAAGATTTCGATCAAAAGTCGCGCATCCCTGATTCTGAATACTGGAGTTTTATTCCAGCCGGTGCGCCTGTCTGGCAGAAACATATGTCAGGGAGTGTCAGGGAAGCCAGTGTCAAGAAGGGGAAACTGATCCTGCGGGCACGGAAGAAAGACGGGATTTACAGATGCGGCGGTATATGGAGTTTGGGTAAGATCGCTTTTGGTCCGGGACATCGGATCGAAGTCGGAGCACGGTTCGGCCGACTGGCGCCAGGAGCCTGGCCCGCCATTTGGCTGATGCCGGAAAAACCGATATATCCGGGGTGGCCCGCCTGTGGGGAGATTGATATTATGGAACATCTGAATTGCGATGATTTCGTTTATCAGACCGTGCACAGCCACTTTATCCATCATCATACTGCTGTGGGACCGTCCGGCGATCAGCGGACTCCCAAGATCGACATCAAGGCGTTTCATCGCTATGCGGTCGAGATTTCCGACGACGCTCTGGTGTTTTATATCGACGACGTAGAAACGTTTCGCCATATGAACCTGCATCTCCCGGATGAACGGCAAAAGATGCAGTGGCCGTTTAAGACTCGTTATTATTTGATTCTCAATCTTGCACTCGGCGGTTGGGCCGGAGAAATCGAGGATGCCAAATTGCCGGTCGAAATGGAAGTGGACTATGTGCGGGTGACTAAACTTTCCGAGGAATAA
- a CDS encoding beta-N-acetylhexosaminidase — translation MTLIKRFITLIGICCLYPVVGRPGTFDIVPCPLSVERGVGAFRLKAGAVVSAPDSLLGAARLFSEMAAPILGGKLALESHAAAPALSLAGDSSLAREEYVLDVTRRGIELRGGSVSAVLYGLQSLRQLAFENRGTIPVVRIHDKPFFAYRGAMLDVCRHFSPIGEVKRFIDILALHKLNVFHWHLTDDQGWRIEIRRYPALTQTGSVRRGTVVGDHRTSSEYTDEPYGGYYTQDEIREVVAYAAERGIMVIPEIEMPGHAVAALAAYPWLGCTGGPYEVMRTWGVSEDVLCIGKESTLGFLKDVLTEVLELFPSEYIHIGGDESPRKRWKSCPFCQERIRREGLRNEAELQSYLVRRIEEWLRDRGRRLIGWDEILEGGVSQDATVMSWRGTRGGIEAARHGNRVVMVPCDYFYFDYYQTHDPARVERETVATGRPDDVPYVTVRRAYEFSPYEGLDGGQRQCILGVQGNIWREYMVDFRQVEHMLLPRLAALAEVAWSCDRRDFPDFSRRLFRLKELYDQEGYRYAPYFFNGTDTVPQ, via the coding sequence ATGACTCTGATAAAAAGATTTATTACACTTATTGGCATTTGTTGTCTGTATCCGGTCGTCGGTCGGCCGGGAACATTCGACATTGTTCCATGTCCGCTCTCCGTCGAACGGGGTGTCGGCGCATTTCGGCTGAAAGCCGGAGCCGTTGTATCGGCCCCCGACTCTTTGCTCGGGGCCGCCCGGCTTTTTTCGGAAATGGCAGCTCCGATTCTCGGAGGAAAACTCGCTCTCGAATCCCATGCTGCGGCCCCTGCGTTGTCGCTTGCGGGCGATTCTTCGCTGGCCAGGGAGGAATACGTGCTTGATGTTACCCGTCGGGGTATCGAACTGCGGGGCGGTTCCGTAAGCGCTGTCCTGTACGGACTGCAAAGTTTGCGGCAACTGGCGTTCGAAAACCGAGGAACGATTCCCGTTGTACGGATTCACGACAAACCGTTTTTCGCCTATCGCGGAGCCATGCTCGACGTCTGCCGCCATTTTTCACCCATTGGCGAGGTCAAGCGGTTTATCGACATCCTTGCCCTGCACAAACTCAATGTCTTTCATTGGCATTTGACTGACGATCAGGGTTGGCGGATCGAGATTCGCCGTTACCCGGCTCTGACCCAAACCGGGTCCGTACGCCGCGGGACGGTTGTCGGCGACCATCGGACCTCTTCCGAGTATACGGACGAACCGTACGGCGGCTACTATACGCAGGACGAGATCCGCGAAGTCGTGGCCTATGCGGCCGAACGGGGTATTATGGTGATTCCCGAAATCGAGATGCCCGGTCATGCCGTGGCGGCATTGGCGGCTTATCCCTGGCTCGGGTGCACCGGAGGTCCTTATGAAGTGATGCGGACGTGGGGCGTGAGCGAGGACGTTCTGTGCATCGGCAAAGAGTCGACGCTCGGATTCCTGAAGGATGTGCTGACCGAAGTTCTCGAACTCTTTCCGTCGGAATATATTCACATCGGCGGGGATGAATCGCCGCGCAAACGCTGGAAATCGTGTCCGTTCTGTCAAGAACGTATCCGTCGGGAGGGGCTGCGGAACGAGGCCGAACTGCAAAGTTATCTGGTCCGCCGGATCGAGGAATGGCTCCGTGACCGCGGCCGCCGTCTGATCGGCTGGGACGAGATTCTCGAAGGCGGCGTATCGCAGGACGCTACCGTCATGTCGTGGCGCGGGACCCGTGGCGGCATCGAGGCGGCGCGACACGGCAATCGGGTCGTCATGGTTCCCTGCGATTACTTCTATTTCGATTACTATCAGACGCATGATCCGGCACGGGTCGAACGGGAAACGGTCGCCACGGGACGACCCGACGACGTTCCGTACGTAACCGTACGCCGGGCATACGAATTTTCGCCTTACGAAGGTCTCGACGGCGGTCAGCGACAGTGCATACTGGGCGTGCAGGGAAATATATGGCGGGAATATATGGTCGATTTCCGACAGGTCGAGCATATGCTGTTGCCCCGTTTGGCTGCGCTTGCCGAAGTGGCGTGGAGTTGCGATCGACGTGATTTTCCCGATTTTTCCCGTCGGCTGTTTCGCCTGAAGGAGTTGTACGATCAGGAAGGATACCGTTATGCCCCTTATTTTTTCAACGGAACCGATACCGTTCCGCAGTGA
- a CDS encoding DUF6528 family protein: MNKSIFIIAVSLLFAVGTAVGRPAPDKKTRYIVLAEQARHYVAIADAATQRIVWTWDVSKSGLPAEHRNWFNCPTEIKPVYGGLCILVVSNGGIGLIRIADHRMIWYAASGGGFPHSAEVLPDGNIAVACSTSNTPAGDKLKIYRVDYDRFPATEAVAVYPLKSGHNVVWDRKNKVLWATAYTTLNAYAYGLKEGVPALTLCESLPLPDGGADPHDLFPAYGERKLWLTTSERLYKFDPKRKRFDEVVVAEELRHLKSASSGPSGYPTIVLRPTEQWWSNALVAIDGTPVYTGPEYFKIYKGRWLLDNTFSYPKNHRLPAKR, from the coding sequence ATGAATAAATCGATTTTTATAATTGCAGTCAGCCTGCTGTTTGCGGTCGGAACCGCAGTCGGGCGGCCGGCACCCGATAAAAAGACGCGGTACATCGTTCTGGCCGAGCAGGCCCGGCATTATGTGGCGATCGCCGATGCTGCGACGCAGCGGATCGTATGGACGTGGGATGTTTCGAAATCCGGACTCCCTGCCGAACACCGGAACTGGTTCAACTGCCCGACGGAGATCAAGCCCGTCTACGGCGGGCTGTGTATTCTCGTCGTCTCGAACGGCGGCATCGGACTGATCCGCATCGCTGACCACCGGATGATCTGGTATGCCGCCAGCGGCGGCGGATTTCCGCATTCGGCCGAAGTATTGCCCGACGGTAACATCGCTGTGGCTTGCAGCACCAGTAACACGCCGGCTGGCGACAAACTCAAGATCTACCGGGTGGACTACGACCGTTTCCCGGCAACCGAGGCCGTCGCAGTCTATCCGCTCAAGTCGGGCCATAATGTCGTCTGGGACCGGAAGAACAAGGTGTTATGGGCAACAGCTTACACGACGCTCAATGCTTATGCTTACGGGCTGAAGGAGGGAGTTCCCGCCCTGACGCTTTGCGAATCGCTTCCGCTGCCCGACGGCGGCGCGGACCCGCACGATCTGTTCCCGGCTTACGGCGAGCGTAAATTGTGGCTGACGACTTCCGAACGGCTCTATAAGTTCGATCCGAAACGCAAACGCTTCGACGAGGTCGTCGTAGCCGAAGAGCTTCGACACTTGAAGAGTGCCTCGTCGGGCCCTTCCGGCTATCCGACCATCGTGCTGCGGCCGACCGAACAATGGTGGTCCAATGCGTTGGTCGCCATCGACGGAACTCCCGTATACACGGGCCCCGAATATTTCAAGATTTACAAAGGCCGATGGCTGTTGGACAATACGTTCAGTTATCCGAAAAATCATCGGCTTCCGGCAAAACGATAA
- a CDS encoding metallophosphoesterase, whose product MKKLMMSLIAGSAVLTLFAQVRHSEPQIPVRPTLEEEGSFSMILIPDPQSQIKFAANQPLFELMTAWVAQNIDRLRIRAALFTGDMVEQNDQLTGGDPVHFHNGDQTSRQQWSAVSRALERLDGRIPYIVCQGNHDVGYVAAENRLSMMPQYIYPERNTEIVAHLAAAGLNHENVHTLENAAYEFHDAAWGDLLVIAFEFAPRDEALDWARGLIESEKYRNHRVIVLTHSFLDTDGSRKKGEGYKLTPRNWPQAVWEKLVYPSKNICLVLCGHTGTPPKIDMESGADGVAGIDYRTTSAYRVDRAADGRRIPQMMFNSQAGDGGWFGNGGDCWLRILEFRPDGRTIGVRTFSPLFALSHITARNAWRTADYDRFDIRIDDLKK is encoded by the coding sequence ATGAAAAAATTGATGATGTCGCTGATCGCAGGATCGGCGGTACTGACGCTTTTTGCGCAAGTGCGGCACAGCGAGCCGCAAATTCCCGTACGGCCGACACTCGAAGAGGAGGGGTCGTTCTCCATGATTCTGATACCCGACCCGCAGAGCCAGATCAAATTCGCCGCCAACCAGCCGTTGTTCGAACTGATGACGGCGTGGGTCGCTCAAAATATCGATCGGCTGCGAATTCGGGCCGCACTGTTCACCGGTGACATGGTGGAACAGAACGATCAGCTTACAGGCGGCGATCCCGTGCATTTCCACAACGGCGACCAGACGTCGCGGCAGCAATGGAGTGCCGTTTCACGAGCCTTGGAACGGCTGGACGGCCGGATTCCCTATATCGTTTGTCAGGGGAATCACGACGTGGGCTACGTTGCGGCGGAAAATCGTCTTTCGATGATGCCGCAGTACATCTATCCCGAACGCAATACCGAGATCGTCGCGCATCTGGCCGCTGCCGGCCTCAATCACGAAAATGTTCATACGCTGGAGAATGCCGCCTATGAATTCCATGATGCGGCGTGGGGCGATCTGCTGGTGATCGCTTTCGAATTCGCGCCCCGCGACGAGGCGCTCGACTGGGCGCGCGGTCTGATCGAGTCGGAAAAATACCGCAACCACCGGGTAATCGTTCTGACCCATTCGTTTCTCGATACGGACGGCAGTCGCAAAAAAGGCGAGGGCTACAAACTTACGCCCCGAAACTGGCCGCAGGCCGTTTGGGAGAAACTGGTCTATCCTTCGAAGAACATTTGTCTGGTGCTCTGCGGCCATACGGGGACTCCTCCGAAGATCGACATGGAGAGCGGTGCCGACGGAGTTGCTGGGATCGATTACCGGACGACTTCGGCTTATCGTGTGGACCGGGCGGCCGACGGGCGCCGGATTCCCCAGATGATGTTCAACTCGCAGGCCGGCGACGGCGGCTGGTTCGGCAACGGCGGCGACTGCTGGCTGCGGATTTTAGAGTTCAGGCCCGACGGACGGACGATTGGCGTGCGGACCTTTTCGCCGTTGTTCGCCCTGTCGCACATCACGGCGCGGAATGCCTGGCGGACGGCTGATTACGACCGGTTCGATATACGGATCGACGATTTGAAAAAGTAA
- a CDS encoding beta-glucosidase, with translation MFHMIVRKIFSLLSLVLSCAAMGQTITPEIEKRALELVAQMTLEEKLAYIGGYNGFFIRPIPRLGIPEIRMADGPQGVRNDTHSTMYPCGIAAAATWNRELARTYGHSLGQDARARGVHIMLGPGVNIYRSPLCGRNYEYYGEDPFLTSETAVAYIEGMQAAGVMATIKHFCGNNQEWNRHNVSSDIDERTLHEIYLPAFRKAVQKARVGAVMSSYNPVNSIHTTESRELIIGVLREKWNFKGIYMSDWTATYSTVGAANNGLDLEMSWGQFMNPDKLRTALATGTVTEETIDEKCRHIVQTLIAFGFFDREQRDWSIPEKNPVSSETALAVAREAVVLLKNDGDMLPFSRKIRNVVVMGPNATNIPTGGGSGFVMPFETVSVAEGIRNADKRIRMKVLAPELSVDLTAWGCFFTPDGKPGLRGEFFANPKLEGNAVGTVDATAIDFFWQNAPMEGVPATQFSARWTGTFIPSVTGQAVFQISGDDGYRLYIDDREIIADWYDHFITMKRASVDVEAGKSYKVRLEYYNAWDSGTLRMCSACHSPILPQQEIESADAVIYCAGFDSSTEGENCDRPFSLPQQQLKEIAEAAMLNPNLIVVVNAGGGVDFTPIVDKARAVLMAWYPGQEGGRAIAEILTGRINPSGRLPITVERRAEDNPTFDSYRANVAQVYNSPLRVSYDEGVFVGYRGYDRAGTEPMYPFGYGLSYTTFDYANLKMERLDDGNVVVSFEVTNTGRFAGSEVAQLYVGDEVASVPRPEKELKGYEKVRLEPGETKSVEIRLSPDAFAFYDMNRHDFVVEPGDFTISVGASSRDIRLSEKIRID, from the coding sequence ATGTTTCATATGATTGTAAGGAAAATTTTCAGTTTATTGTCCCTCGTCCTCTCATGCGCAGCGATGGGGCAGACGATTACACCCGAAATAGAAAAGCGTGCCCTTGAGTTGGTTGCGCAAATGACACTCGAAGAAAAACTTGCCTATATCGGTGGCTACAACGGTTTTTTTATTCGGCCCATTCCCCGGTTGGGGATTCCGGAGATACGTATGGCCGATGGCCCCCAAGGGGTTCGCAACGACACTCACAGTACGATGTATCCATGCGGTATCGCGGCTGCCGCGACATGGAACCGGGAATTGGCCCGGACTTACGGCCATTCACTCGGTCAGGACGCCCGGGCACGGGGTGTCCATATCATGCTTGGCCCCGGGGTGAATATCTATCGCTCGCCGCTTTGTGGACGCAATTACGAATATTATGGCGAGGATCCCTTTCTGACGTCCGAAACGGCCGTGGCGTATATCGAAGGTATGCAGGCGGCCGGTGTAATGGCGACGATCAAGCATTTTTGCGGCAATAATCAGGAGTGGAACCGTCATAACGTTTCTTCCGATATTGATGAGCGGACGCTTCACGAAATCTACCTGCCGGCGTTTCGCAAAGCTGTACAGAAAGCCCGAGTCGGCGCTGTGATGTCGAGCTATAATCCGGTTAACAGCATACATACCACCGAAAGCCGCGAACTGATTATCGGCGTACTGCGGGAAAAGTGGAATTTTAAGGGTATCTACATGTCCGACTGGACTGCGACCTATTCTACTGTCGGAGCAGCCAATAACGGTTTGGACCTTGAGATGTCGTGGGGCCAGTTCATGAATCCGGATAAATTGCGTACGGCCTTGGCGACGGGAACTGTGACGGAGGAGACGATCGATGAAAAATGCCGTCATATCGTGCAGACGCTCATAGCTTTCGGGTTCTTCGATCGGGAGCAGCGGGATTGGTCGATCCCCGAAAAAAATCCCGTCTCTTCGGAAACGGCGCTCGCCGTGGCGCGCGAAGCCGTAGTATTGCTTAAAAACGATGGCGATATGCTGCCTTTCTCTCGAAAGATACGGAATGTGGTTGTGATGGGGCCCAATGCGACTAATATCCCTACGGGCGGAGGCAGCGGATTTGTTATGCCCTTTGAAACCGTATCTGTGGCAGAGGGGATTCGCAATGCAGATAAGCGCATCCGCATGAAGGTATTGGCACCTGAACTGTCTGTGGATTTAACGGCTTGGGGGTGTTTCTTTACGCCGGATGGCAAACCCGGATTGCGAGGGGAATTTTTCGCCAATCCGAAACTTGAAGGGAACGCCGTCGGAACGGTCGATGCCACTGCAATCGACTTTTTCTGGCAGAATGCTCCGATGGAGGGTGTGCCTGCTACGCAGTTCTCGGCACGTTGGACGGGAACGTTCATTCCGTCGGTTACGGGGCAGGCAGTCTTTCAGATCAGCGGTGATGACGGTTACCGACTTTATATCGACGATCGGGAGATTATTGCCGATTGGTACGACCATTTTATCACAATGAAGCGCGCATCGGTGGATGTCGAGGCGGGCAAAAGCTACAAGGTGCGTTTGGAATATTACAATGCCTGGGATTCCGGGACTCTCCGGATGTGCAGCGCTTGTCATTCGCCTATTTTACCGCAGCAGGAGATCGAATCGGCTGATGCCGTCATCTATTGTGCCGGCTTCGACTCTTCGACCGAAGGCGAGAATTGCGATCGTCCGTTCTCGCTGCCGCAACAGCAGTTGAAGGAGATTGCCGAAGCGGCGATGCTCAATCCTAATCTGATTGTGGTGGTCAATGCCGGCGGCGGGGTTGATTTCACACCAATAGTCGATAAGGCGCGTGCCGTGCTTATGGCCTGGTATCCGGGACAAGAAGGCGGTCGTGCGATTGCCGAGATCCTGACCGGTCGGATCAATCCCAGCGGGCGTCTTCCGATTACGGTAGAGCGTCGGGCGGAGGATAATCCGACGTTTGACAGCTATCGTGCGAACGTTGCTCAGGTTTACAACAGCCCGCTACGAGTCAGTTATGACGAAGGCGTTTTCGTTGGATACAGAGGATACGATCGGGCGGGCACCGAACCGATGTACCCGTTCGGCTACGGACTCTCCTATACGACTTTCGATTATGCGAATCTGAAGATGGAACGACTGGATGACGGGAATGTCGTGGTATCATTCGAGGTGACGAATACTGGTCGTTTCGCTGGTTCCGAGGTGGCGCAACTTTATGTTGGTGATGAGGTGGCCAGTGTTCCTCGCCCTGAAAAAGAGTTGAAGGGATATGAAAAGGTGCGGCTCGAACCCGGTGAAACGAAAAGTGTGGAGATTCGTCTGTCACCGGACGCCTTTGCTTTTTACGATATGAACCGCCATGATTTCGTGGTCGAACCGGGTGATTTCACGATTTCGGTCGGCGCTTCATCGCGGGATATTCGATTGAGCGAAAAGATTCGGATCGACTGA
- a CDS encoding glycoside hydrolase family 16 protein, with product MKTRFGIPFFLLIASCSSDPTVMSDDFVAGQCYDLTGDPTTVGMHYLEFADGGAPFTEGFYYGGAEKTYKVHANIPWKVSTNRREAVITIVDNETFKVKLPKSIACAPRTLTVTLSPSTEISEVSPKTFSTVWGSPVWSGGDGWSLDSETGSATLTINNAAGRLFSIDKYKYGYFEWTFSNVNISQGDLSIVGGKINTNNEPYLMFSYGNKNAYTAYGMVNNPTKIYFGNDNGWLPLYTAIFQAGYPTINNLKKIRLMITPYDGKGGNYAKGIRRRIWINDVLVIDDWNGGDIWQGTHDGLPYDFGIDSGTGMITCNTFVADPNYWNYSIPSETENEIIFYDDFDQADGLDYDSWSHVPYGTAAWQIYMSGSPDQAYVKDGKLILTIEKKDGKVVSGGIKTQGKKWFNNCRIEVCARFVEDAGSIGQAIWLMPEPMYQIYPGWPHGGEIDIMEHSYLNDYVQQTLHSHYIDIYQETPSGKAAYADYNKGTFNVYSADLTDEEIVFYTNDKETMRYANQHFPNESELMQWPFRGQYYLILSIGAAGRSEVQDADIPSFMEVDWVRVTRLGN from the coding sequence ATGAAAACACGTTTTGGTATTCCGTTTTTTTTATTGATTGCAAGTTGTAGTTCGGATCCGACTGTCATGTCTGATGACTTTGTTGCAGGTCAATGTTATGACTTGACTGGTGATCCGACAACCGTGGGAATGCATTATCTGGAGTTTGCTGATGGTGGTGCCCCTTTTACCGAGGGTTTCTATTATGGTGGAGCGGAAAAAACATATAAAGTCCATGCCAATATTCCGTGGAAAGTTTCGACTAATCGCCGGGAAGCCGTAATTACAATCGTCGATAATGAGACATTTAAAGTAAAATTGCCCAAATCAATTGCTTGTGCGCCAAGGACACTTACGGTTACACTTTCTCCTTCAACAGAGATTTCAGAGGTGAGCCCGAAAACTTTCAGCACCGTGTGGGGATCTCCCGTTTGGAGTGGGGGTGATGGTTGGAGCCTTGACAGCGAAACGGGTTCGGCAACACTCACGATAAATAATGCGGCTGGTCGTCTTTTTTCTATTGATAAATATAAATACGGTTATTTCGAATGGACATTTTCGAACGTGAATATTTCTCAAGGGGATTTGTCTATTGTCGGCGGTAAGATAAATACTAATAATGAGCCTTATCTTATGTTCTCATACGGCAACAAAAATGCATACACAGCCTATGGTATGGTCAACAACCCGACAAAAATTTATTTTGGGAATGATAACGGTTGGCTTCCGCTCTATACAGCGATCTTCCAAGCAGGGTATCCGACTATCAATAATCTTAAAAAAATCCGGTTAATGATTACGCCATACGATGGAAAGGGTGGAAACTATGCTAAAGGCATTAGACGGCGTATTTGGATCAATGATGTATTGGTAATTGATGATTGGAATGGAGGTGATATTTGGCAAGGGACTCATGATGGGTTACCATACGATTTTGGTATTGATTCCGGTACGGGCATGATAACTTGCAATACGTTTGTCGCCGATCCTAATTATTGGAATTATTCCATACCCTCGGAGACCGAAAACGAAATTATTTTCTACGATGATTTCGACCAGGCAGACGGGTTGGATTACGATAGTTGGTCACATGTTCCGTATGGTACGGCAGCCTGGCAGATTTATATGTCGGGCAGTCCGGATCAGGCTTATGTCAAGGATGGCAAGCTGATTCTTACCATCGAGAAGAAAGACGGCAAGGTCGTTTCGGGCGGTATCAAGACTCAGGGCAAGAAATGGTTCAACAACTGTCGGATCGAGGTTTGTGCTCGTTTTGTCGAAGATGCAGGCAGCATAGGTCAGGCAATCTGGCTAATGCCGGAGCCTATGTACCAGATCTACCCGGGATGGCCTCATGGCGGAGAGATCGATATTATGGAACACAGCTATCTGAACGATTACGTTCAGCAGACGCTCCATTCCCATTATATTGATATTTATCAGGAAACACCGTCCGGGAAAGCTGCTTATGCAGATTACAACAAGGGAACGTTCAATGTCTATTCGGCGGATTTGACCGATGAAGAGATCGTGTTCTACACGAATGACAAGGAGACGATGCGTTATGCGAATCAGCATTTTCCGAACGAGTCGGAGTTGATGCAGTGGCCTTTCCGAGGGCAGTATTATCTGATACTCTCGATAGGTGCGGCCGGGCGTAGTGAGGTTCAGGATGCAGATATCCCGTCGTTTATGGAGGTCGATTGGGTTCGTGTAACCAGACTCGGCAACTGA